One window of Bacillota bacterium genomic DNA carries:
- a CDS encoding LuxR C-terminal-related transcriptional regulator, translating into MLSGLSSKDIAGKLYLSVSTVEDYRKQIYQKLGVKGGIKGLLALLNR; encoded by the coding sequence TTGCTTTCTGGGCTAAGCAGCAAAGACATAGCGGGCAAGCTTTACCTCAGCGTTTCCACCGTCGAAGACTACCGCAAGCAAATTTACCAAAAGCTCGGCGTAAAAGGCGGCATAAAAGGGCTCCTCGCCCTCCTTAACCGCTGA